One stretch of Juglans microcarpa x Juglans regia isolate MS1-56 chromosome 3D, Jm3101_v1.0, whole genome shotgun sequence DNA includes these proteins:
- the LOC121255203 gene encoding cytochrome P450 89A2-like, with protein sequence MEVWFIILISLSACFSLKSLFSFFSSSKTTKKNVSQGNLPPGPPTLPFIGNLHLLPKSMVDLRSLIYDLSHKYGPILTVYLGSEPLIFITSYTLAHQALVRHGATFASRPAVVPVSVVLSNKRKDIGATPFGPTWKALRRNLISEVLHPTSLKSYSVERKRVLDSLIKGFHESSKLNQPVRLLDHIHHAVFSLFICMAFGELSETQIKEVEGTQYQLLVAYEQFSVFGTWPRLGKLLLRNRWKRYLQFLKNQDDVILPLIRARKKLRQERGKAFELISYTDSLLDLKISGEKGNVEEADILSLCSEFINAGADTSTTMLQWVLAYLVKHPRIQSKLFAEISEVVAKGAKEVEEDDLHKIPYLKAVVLESLRIHPPNTSLIPHTVMEDVELGGYTIPKDTTVNIVTALIGRDPNVWENPMEFRPERLLTSEDIGEEVSDVTAFKMMPFGAGRRMCPGNRLGLLLLQYLVSNLVWNFEFKTVDGEGVDLSEKEEFLVVMKNPVRAYISPRIK encoded by the coding sequence ATGGAGGTCTggttcatcatcctcatctctctctctgcctgtTTTTCCCTAAAATCGCTCTTCAgctttttctcttcctccaaaACCACCAAGAAGAATGTTTCCCAAGGCAATCTCCCGCCGGGACCCCCAACCCTGCCTTTCATAGGAAATCTTCATTTGCTTCCCAAATCCATGGTTGATTTGAGATCTCTCATCTATGATCTCTCCCACAAGTATGGCCCGATTCTCACCGTCTATCTCGGCTCTGAACCCCTCATCTTCATCACCTCCTACACCCTTGCCCACCAAGCCCTTGTTCGACATGGCGCCACCTTTGCGAGCCGTCCTGCAGTCGTCCCCGTTAGCGTTGTTCTCAGCAACAAGCGCAAAGATATCGGCGCAACCCCCTTTGGCCCAACCTGGAAAGCCCTCCGTCGCAATCTCATTTCGGAAGTTCTCCACCCGACTTCGTTGAAATCTTACTCTGTTGAACGCAAGCGTGTCTTGGACTCATTGATCAAGGGCTTCCATGAATCTTCCAAGCTCAATCAGCCCGTCCGTCTGCTAGATCATATCCACCACGCTGTGTTTTCCTTGTTCATTTGCATGGCTTTCGGAGAACTCAGCGAGACTCAAATCAAAGAAGTTGAAGGAACACAATATCAACTTCTTGTCGCTTACGAGCAGTTCAGTGTGTTCGGTACCTGGCCCAGACTGGGGAAGTTGCTTCTCAGAAACCGTTGGAAAAGGTACCTACAATTCTTGAAGAACCAAGATGATGTGATTTTGCCATTGATCAGAGCCCGGAAGAAGTTGAGACAAGAGAGAGGCAAGGCATTCGAACTGATTTCTTACACAGATTCCTTACTGGACCTGAAAATATCCGGAGAGAAAGGTAATGTGGAAGAAGCAGATATTCTGAGCTTGTGCTCGGAGTTCATCAATGCAGGAGCCGACACAAGTACAACGATGCTGCAGTGGGTTTTGGCATATTTAGTGAAACACCCACGAATTCAATCGAAACTTTTTGCAGAAATCAGCGAGGTGGTGGCAAAAGGAGCGAAAGAAGTTGAGGAAGATGATTTGCACAAGATTCCATATCTGAAAGCAGTGGTTCTCGAGAGTCTGAGAATTCACCCTCCAAACACCTCGTTGATTCCACACACGGTCATGGAAGATGTTGAGCTCGGCGGCTACACAATCCCAAAAGACACGACGGTGAACATTGTGACAGCACTGATCGGGAGAGATCCAAACGTGTGGGAGAATCCCATGGAGTTTAGGCCGGAGAGATTGTTGACTAGTGAAGACATTGGAGAAGAAGTGTCTGATGTAACAGCGTTCAAGATGATGCCCTTTGGTGCTGGGAGAAGGATGTGTCCCGGGAACAGACTAGGATTGCTTCTCCTCCAGTATCTTGTTTCAAATCTGGTCTGGAATTTTGAGTTCAAAACAGTGGATGGGGAAGGTGTTGATCTTTCAGAAAAGGAGGAGTTCTTGGTTGTGATGAAGAATCCAGTGCGTGCCTATATATCTCCAAGAATCAAATAG